In Chitinophaga sp. HK235, a single window of DNA contains:
- a CDS encoding DUF6443 domain-containing protein: protein MKNILIIIWLTLYAATAYSQLSTGNNFIVETTIKTTGVTNQADAEALPANRKASTVTYIDGFGRPLQKVIIQGSPELKDMVTPFYFDSYGNNTPIYLPYTDLNGSNFGSLRTTAFHDQSTFYKPSNTSVEDIAKDSLPITVLLFNTPLNELWAQGGPGANWNPYVGHPAFTISSIVHEVWDSLLYRWLITSDSGAVPTLSEWQFAEANKITSTDPDGNRTIDLFDIDYNHTLRRKYADTVAIDTHYSYDDFNRLRYIITPEGTKQLGHGRFPWTAWTVDSVPGIKEPFCYYYEYDGRGRVIREKKPGVDLVEMVYDAKDRLVYKRDGNLLAKGQWLYYLYDNFDRITATSIMVTNNSRNAMQEKVNTYVYDSIIGNLIIPLPDYTPIRLLTMNGYDNYGADPTLSHPFVPTEMTKLQSGNSSTADIATTSSKHTGGLKCFELKWVLDSTLMLHTTYYYDDKGRIIQTISENLYGGTDIKSIRYDFEGKILSTYDHYNNPKSTVTPELKILTVRYYDAVGNLTRIDKQLNDSGPLKTIVQLRYNTLGQLICKTLGNNLDSMKYAYHIQGWLKGINRDYVRTGTGNYFGFDLGYDSAASLIPGVTYLNPQYNGKVAGTIWRSANDNILRKYDFKYDKTDNLLRADFLQQDAGTTTWSKSQVDYTVSGIKYDLNSNILSLNQRGLSGTSSILIDSLKYVYFNSNKIFYVTDRVNNPLSTLGDFKEANTDLQQDYDYDANGNQYLDMNRQTSVLRYNYLDQPDSIYMWGKGYVVYTYDANGNKLQKAITDYTGAGKYTTIGYVGDLEFRNDTLQSIAHEEGRIRVVVKTGEPIKYIYDYFEKDQLDNVRVILTEQTDTSVYSASMETANAAREERTFSNLEATRSAKPAGYPAANTKEKNEFVSLLSGQPDGKKTGPSLVLRVMAGDTVQVGANAFYKSTAVKKNNPLLPLAGLLNQTLQTASTTTGSTSVHTSPWADQPPLIANNLTTDSYERLKSANDQKVDPLRPKAYLNYIYFDEHFKMVEEGSGVKQVQPVPDQIQQLGTDKMVVSKSGYLYVFPSNESAQQLYFDNITVSLITGPLLEVTHYYPTGLVMEGISSNALKGTAYPDNRKKFNSYELQSREFMDGSSLEWYDFKTSLYDQQIGRYLQFRKHEKFQEYLSPFHYMFNKPAGDVAPLNTNALPVVELLKDMDKGANAIRSVSLTPKEK, encoded by the coding sequence ATGAAAAACATACTGATCATCATATGGCTGACTTTATACGCAGCAACCGCTTATAGCCAGTTAAGTACCGGCAACAATTTTATAGTAGAGACAACTATTAAAACAACAGGTGTTACCAATCAGGCTGACGCGGAAGCCTTACCGGCAAATAGAAAGGCCAGTACCGTTACATACATTGATGGCTTTGGAAGGCCATTGCAAAAAGTGATCATACAAGGTAGCCCTGAACTAAAAGATATGGTAACACCATTCTATTTTGATAGTTATGGAAATAATACTCCAATCTATTTACCCTATACCGACCTGAATGGCAGTAATTTTGGTAGTCTCAGGACCACTGCTTTCCATGATCAGAGCACATTTTACAAACCGTCCAATACCTCCGTGGAGGATATAGCTAAAGATAGTCTCCCGATTACTGTACTACTTTTTAACACCCCGCTCAACGAGCTGTGGGCGCAGGGTGGCCCCGGTGCTAACTGGAATCCTTACGTAGGTCATCCTGCATTCACTATTTCGTCAATCGTGCACGAGGTGTGGGATAGTTTATTATACCGCTGGCTGATTACCTCCGACAGTGGTGCCGTACCTACCTTGAGTGAATGGCAGTTTGCGGAAGCCAATAAGATTACCTCTACAGATCCGGATGGAAATCGGACCATTGATCTTTTCGATATTGATTATAACCATACACTTAGAAGAAAATATGCCGATACAGTAGCAATAGATACCCACTACTCGTATGATGATTTCAACCGCCTGCGTTATATAATTACACCGGAAGGAACAAAACAGTTGGGACATGGTCGCTTTCCCTGGACAGCCTGGACAGTGGATAGTGTTCCCGGTATAAAAGAACCGTTCTGCTACTATTATGAATACGATGGAAGAGGAAGGGTGATCAGGGAAAAAAAGCCGGGAGTGGATCTTGTTGAGATGGTGTATGATGCAAAGGACAGGTTGGTTTATAAAAGAGATGGTAACCTTCTGGCAAAAGGACAATGGCTGTATTATCTATACGACAATTTCGACAGAATAACCGCAACATCGATCATGGTAACGAACAATTCGCGGAATGCCATGCAGGAAAAGGTAAACACCTATGTATATGATTCGATAATTGGAAATCTTATAATACCATTACCTGACTATACGCCAATTCGCCTGTTGACGATGAATGGCTATGATAATTATGGTGCCGATCCCACCCTTTCACATCCCTTTGTGCCCACTGAAATGACGAAATTACAGAGTGGTAACAGCAGCACGGCAGACATAGCAACTACCTCGTCAAAACATACCGGTGGATTAAAATGCTTTGAGCTGAAATGGGTACTGGATAGCACATTAATGCTTCATACCACCTACTATTATGATGATAAAGGCAGAATAATCCAGACAATATCCGAAAACCTGTATGGTGGCACGGATATCAAAAGCATACGGTATGATTTTGAAGGTAAGATACTGAGCACCTATGACCATTACAATAATCCGAAAAGCACGGTGACGCCTGAACTAAAAATCCTTACCGTCAGATATTATGATGCCGTCGGTAACCTCACCCGGATAGATAAACAACTCAATGATTCCGGCCCACTGAAAACGATTGTTCAATTGCGCTATAATACCCTTGGACAGCTCATTTGCAAAACCTTAGGCAACAACCTGGATAGTATGAAATATGCCTACCATATTCAGGGTTGGTTAAAAGGGATAAACAGGGACTACGTACGCACCGGTACCGGTAACTATTTTGGCTTCGACCTCGGATATGATAGTGCTGCCTCCCTGATCCCTGGTGTTACTTATTTAAACCCGCAGTACAATGGTAAGGTGGCCGGTACTATATGGCGATCTGCCAATGACAACATCTTACGCAAATATGATTTTAAGTACGATAAAACAGATAACTTGTTACGCGCCGATTTCCTCCAGCAGGATGCCGGTACCACCACCTGGTCCAAAAGTCAGGTAGATTATACGGTAAGCGGAATAAAATATGATTTAAACAGCAATATTCTGTCTCTCAATCAGAGAGGGCTTTCCGGTACTTCCTCCATCCTGATAGACAGCCTGAAATATGTATACTTCAACAGCAATAAAATATTTTATGTAACCGATAGAGTGAACAACCCGCTAAGTACGTTGGGAGATTTTAAAGAAGCGAATACAGATCTGCAACAGGACTATGATTATGATGCCAACGGTAACCAGTATCTCGATATGAATAGGCAGACAAGTGTATTACGATACAATTATCTGGACCAGCCAGATTCCATTTATATGTGGGGAAAAGGGTATGTGGTATATACCTATGATGCAAACGGAAATAAGTTACAAAAGGCGATTACAGATTATACCGGCGCAGGCAAATATACAACCATTGGTTATGTAGGCGATCTGGAATTCCGCAATGATACGCTGCAGTCTATTGCACATGAAGAAGGCCGTATTCGTGTAGTGGTGAAGACTGGTGAGCCAATTAAATATATCTACGATTATTTTGAGAAAGACCAGTTGGATAACGTCAGGGTAATACTCACAGAACAAACAGACACCAGTGTTTACAGCGCGAGCATGGAGACAGCCAACGCGGCCAGAGAGGAGCGTACTTTCAGTAATCTTGAGGCTACACGCAGCGCCAAACCAGCTGGTTATCCTGCTGCAAATACAAAAGAGAAAAATGAATTTGTATCCTTATTATCCGGTCAGCCGGATGGAAAGAAAACAGGTCCATCTTTAGTATTACGCGTAATGGCCGGAGATACGGTGCAGGTTGGTGCAAACGCCTTTTATAAAAGTACTGCTGTAAAGAAAAATAATCCGTTGTTACCGCTGGCCGGTCTGTTAAATCAGACATTACAAACCGCTTCAACTACCACAGGAAGTACTTCTGTGCATACATCTCCCTGGGCCGATCAACCACCGCTGATCGCAAACAACCTTACCACAGACAGTTATGAACGACTAAAATCGGCAAACGATCAAAAGGTCGATCCACTACGGCCCAAAGCCTATCTGAACTACATATACTTCGACGAGCACTTTAAGATGGTGGAGGAGGGTAGTGGTGTCAAACAGGTACAGCCAGTCCCGGATCAAATACAACAACTTGGCACAGACAAGATGGTTGTCTCCAAAAGTGGCTATCTCTATGTATTCCCCAGTAACGAAAGTGCACAACAGTTGTATTTTGATAACATCACCGTATCGCTTATCACCGGCCCGTTATTGGAAGTGACGCATTATTATCCTACCGGTCTCGTGATGGAAGGTATTAGCAGTAATGCTTTGAAAGGAACAGCCTATCCGGATAACAGAAAAAAATTCAACAGTTATGAACTGCAAAGCCGGGAATTTATGGATGGTAGCAGCCTGGAGTGGTACGACTTTAAAACATCGCTCTACGACCAGCAGATCGGTCGGTATTTACAGTTCCGCAAGCATGAAAAGTTCCAGGAGTATCTGTCTCCATTTCATTACATGTTCAATAAACCAGCCGGAGATGTTGCTCCTCTTAACACGAATGCATTACCAGTTGTAGAGTTGTTAAAAGACATGGATAAAGGAGCAAACGCAATACGTAGTGTGAGTCTCACGCCTAAAGAAAAATAG
- a CDS encoding DUF6443 domain-containing protein: MKHILIIICLTLYTATAYSQLSTGNTFIVETTIKTTGITDQAGVDALQADKKASTITYFDGLGRPLQKVIIQGSPEQKDIVIPYYFDNQGNNSQLLLSYTDLNSSSFGSFRTTAYQDQRAFYSPSNTAVQDIAKDNLPITVLRFEQSPLNNLQAQGGPGANWNPYGGHPVSTNFSFITSTYPKDDSLQVHWVITSDSGAVPTANLMIPGEAHKVVTTDPQGNQTIDVFDIDNNHKLRRKYADTVALDTHYSYDDFNHLRYIMTPRASNPLRGKGPYWTVDSIPFAKDEFCYYYEYDERGRVIREKKPGISLVERVYDAKDRLVYQRDGNQLAKGVWQYFGYNDSGKMAGTSLWVSNKSRNDMQEKVNAYLNDSIAGNLLIPSPVYDPIIGLTADHYNNYGTYPDPLYAFVPGEMTKLQNGNSTTADIVTSCTKHTAGLKCADGAQVLDSTISLYNFYYYDERNRLIQTVSKNMYGGVDIKSIRYDFEGKILSIYDHYRNPKSTVTPELKILTVRYYDGAGNLTRIDKQLNDSGPLKTIVQYRYNSVGQMVCKTFGNNLDSMKYTYHIQGWLKGVNREYVRTGTGNYFGFDLGYDSAATLIPGINYLNPQYNGNVAGIIWRSANDNILRKYDFKYDKIDNLLRADFLQQDAGTSWSNSQVDYTLSGIKYDINSNILSLSQRGLSGTSSILIDSLKYEYFYNSNKILYVTDRVNNPLSTLGDFKEANTDFQQDFDYDVNGNQYLNMNKLTKVLRYNNLNLPDSIYMWGKGYVEYAYAGNGNKLHKKVTDYTGVGRYTNIGYLGDLEFRNDTLQSIAHEEGRIRVVVKPGESVKYIYDYFEKDQLGNVRVILTEQTDTTVYSATMETANAAREELTFSNLEATRSAKPAGYPATNTKEKNEFVSLLSGQPDGKKTGPSLVLRVMAGDTVQIGVNAFYKSTAVKKNNPLLPLAGLLNQTLQTASNTAGNGSVHTAPWADQPPLIANNLTSDSYERLKSANDQKADPLRPKAYLNYIYFDEHFKMVEDGSGVKQVQPVPDQIQQLGTDKMVVSKSGYLYVFPSNESAQQLYFDNITVSLITGPLLEVTHYYPTGLVMEGISSNALKGTAYPENRKKFNSYELQSREFMDGGSLEWYDFKTSIYDQQIGRYLQFHEQQRFQEYLSPFHYMFNKPAGYVAPVNPNAVPAVDVLKGKDIGANAVRSVSLTPKEK; the protein is encoded by the coding sequence ATGAAACACATACTGATCATTATATGTCTGACTTTATACACAGCAACTGCATATAGCCAGTTAAGTACAGGCAATACTTTTATAGTAGAGACAACCATTAAAACAACGGGTATTACTGATCAGGCTGGCGTAGATGCTTTACAGGCAGACAAGAAGGCCAGTACGATTACTTACTTTGATGGTCTTGGACGACCATTGCAAAAAGTGATCATACAAGGCAGCCCTGAACAAAAAGATATAGTAATACCCTACTATTTCGATAATCAGGGGAATAATAGTCAGCTCCTTCTATCCTATACTGACCTGAATAGCAGTAGTTTTGGTAGTTTCAGGACAACTGCCTATCAGGATCAGCGAGCATTTTATAGCCCGTCCAATACTGCCGTGCAGGATATAGCCAAAGATAATCTTCCGATTACGGTACTACGCTTTGAACAATCTCCGCTCAATAATCTGCAGGCACAGGGCGGCCCCGGTGCTAACTGGAATCCATACGGAGGTCATCCTGTTTCCACTAATTTTTCTTTTATTACTTCAACATATCCGAAAGATGATAGTTTACAGGTACACTGGGTGATTACCTCCGACAGTGGTGCTGTACCCACTGCTAACTTAATGATTCCGGGGGAAGCTCATAAAGTTGTCACCACAGATCCACAGGGGAATCAGACCATTGATGTTTTCGACATTGACAATAATCATAAATTAAGAAGAAAATATGCCGACACAGTAGCGCTGGATACCCATTACTCGTATGATGATTTCAACCACCTGCGTTACATCATGACACCCAGAGCATCCAATCCCTTAAGAGGAAAAGGCCCTTATTGGACGGTTGACAGTATTCCATTTGCAAAAGATGAGTTCTGCTATTATTATGAATACGATGAAAGAGGTAGGGTTATCCGGGAAAAAAAACCGGGCATAAGCCTTGTAGAGCGGGTGTATGATGCCAAGGACAGGTTGGTGTACCAAAGAGATGGTAACCAGTTGGCCAAAGGAGTATGGCAGTACTTTGGATATAATGATTCAGGCAAAATGGCAGGAACCAGCTTATGGGTATCAAACAAATCCCGTAATGATATGCAGGAAAAAGTAAATGCATATCTCAACGATTCGATAGCAGGAAATCTTTTAATACCATCACCTGTATATGACCCAATTATCGGTTTAACGGCAGACCACTATAATAATTATGGCACCTATCCCGACCCTTTGTATGCCTTTGTACCTGGTGAGATGACGAAGTTACAAAACGGTAACAGCACTACAGCAGATATTGTAACCTCCTGTACCAAACACACCGCCGGATTAAAATGTGCCGACGGGGCACAGGTTTTAGATAGCACAATATCGCTATATAACTTTTACTATTATGATGAGAGAAACAGATTAATCCAGACAGTCTCGAAAAATATGTACGGCGGTGTAGATATCAAAAGCATACGGTATGATTTTGAAGGTAAGATACTGAGTATCTATGACCATTACAGGAATCCGAAAAGCACGGTTACGCCTGAACTGAAAATCCTTACGGTCAGATATTATGATGGCGCCGGTAACCTCACCCGGATAGATAAACAACTCAACGATTCCGGCCCACTGAAAACGATTGTTCAATATCGCTACAACAGCGTTGGGCAAATGGTTTGCAAAACATTCGGTAACAACCTGGATAGTATGAAATATACCTATCATATTCAGGGTTGGTTAAAAGGGGTCAACAGGGAATACGTACGCACAGGTACGGGTAACTATTTTGGCTTCGACCTCGGATATGATAGTGCTGCCACCCTGATCCCCGGCATTAATTATTTAAACCCGCAGTACAATGGCAACGTGGCCGGTATTATCTGGCGATCCGCCAATGATAACATCTTACGCAAATATGATTTTAAGTATGATAAAATAGATAATTTGTTGCGCGCCGATTTCCTCCAGCAGGACGCCGGTACCAGCTGGTCTAATAGTCAGGTTGATTATACATTAAGCGGAATAAAGTATGATATTAACAGCAATATCCTGTCGCTGAGTCAGCGAGGGCTTTCCGGCACTTCCTCCATCCTTATAGATAGCCTGAAATATGAATACTTCTACAATAGCAATAAAATACTTTATGTAACCGACAGAGTGAATAACCCGCTAAGTACCTTGGGCGATTTTAAAGAAGCCAATACAGATTTTCAACAGGACTTTGACTATGATGTCAACGGTAATCAGTACCTCAATATGAATAAGCTCACAAAGGTACTACGATACAATAACCTGAACCTGCCGGATTCTATTTATATGTGGGGTAAAGGTTATGTGGAATATGCCTACGCTGGAAACGGTAATAAGTTACATAAAAAGGTGACGGATTATACCGGTGTCGGTAGATATACGAACATTGGTTATTTAGGCGATCTTGAATTCCGCAATGATACGCTGCAGTCCATTGCACACGAGGAAGGCCGTATCCGGGTAGTGGTGAAGCCTGGCGAGTCAGTTAAATATATCTATGATTATTTTGAGAAAGATCAGTTGGGTAACGTCAGGGTAATACTCACAGAACAGACAGACACCACTGTTTACAGTGCCACTATGGAAACTGCCAATGCGGCCAGAGAAGAGCTTACGTTTAGTAATCTTGAGGCTACACGCAGTGCCAAACCAGCTGGTTATCCTGCCACCAATACAAAAGAGAAAAATGAATTTGTATCTCTGTTATCCGGTCAGCCAGACGGAAAGAAAACCGGACCTTCTCTGGTATTACGTGTAATGGCCGGAGACACGGTGCAGATTGGTGTAAATGCCTTTTATAAAAGCACTGCTGTAAAGAAAAACAATCCGTTGTTACCATTAGCTGGTCTGTTAAATCAGACATTACAAACCGCTTCAAATACGGCTGGAAACGGTTCTGTGCACACAGCTCCCTGGGCTGATCAACCACCGCTGATCGCAAACAACCTTACTTCAGACAGTTATGAACGGCTGAAGTCCGCAAACGATCAGAAAGCTGATCCACTACGTCCCAAAGCCTATCTGAACTACATATATTTTGACGAGCACTTTAAAATGGTGGAAGATGGCAGTGGTGTCAAACAGGTGCAGCCTGTCCCGGATCAAATACAACAACTTGGCACAGACAAGATGGTTGTCTCCAAAAGTGGCTATCTGTATGTATTTCCCAGTAACGAGAGTGCACAACAGTTGTATTTCGATAACATCACCGTATCGCTGATCACCGGTCCGTTATTGGAGGTAACGCATTATTATCCTACCGGTCTTGTAATGGAAGGTATTAGCAGTAATGCTTTGAAGGGAACAGCCTATCCGGAGAACAGAAAAAAATTCAACAGTTATGAACTGCAAAGCCGGGAATTTATGGACGGTGGCAGCCTGGAGTGGTACGACTTCAAAACATCGATCTACGACCAACAGATCGGAAGATATTTACAGTTTCACGAACAGCAAAGATTCCAGGAGTATCTGTCTCCATTTCATTATATGTTCAATAAACCAGCCGGATATGTTGCTCCTGTAAACCCGAATGCAGTACCAGCCGTAGATGTATTAAAAGGAAAGGATATAGGCGCAAACGCAGTACGAAGTGTGAGTCTCACGCCTAAAGAAAAATAA
- a CDS encoding SusC/RagA family TonB-linked outer membrane protein, whose product MFKKLLYALSLLCLALSLQAQDLKVTGIVRDETGSPLPGVTIIEKGLSSNGTTSTSNGIFTITLKGSSKTLLFSFIGYLSREVNVSGRNNVNITMSADSKSLKDVVVIGYQEVSRKKNTAAIASVKGDVIKDIPAPSFDMLLQGRVAGVNVQNFSGEPGARNSFVVRGNTSVLRGYDAARAVSSPLFVIDGIPTTTDDISQLSYGQGTNTNLLAGLNPNDIESIDVLKDASAAAIYGSRGSNGVIIIKTRKAQAGKAQFNFSTYHGMSEQRKLTELVTGAEERRMKLDVLNQYNQWEDNYKLPQMLTDSLNPTFNNNTDWQGLFYQRGMIHNYDMSISGGAELVNYRVSLGHYNEEGILKNTGFKRYSMISNVSMQITPKLSNRTIFRLYRTDRPRSVNERTGGNFSFKSDALPSSFYRLTPGGEEFLVGNSRKMDKNINNSMQLSTVFNYVIQPSLLFNTTVSYETSNSNRDYYSPAVVRDNGFGYASSFADKSEHLTIYNTLEYTKKLGQHTLNLIGGQNMEYNAYRNTYADADFIASDYVNTVNTANKNFSTASSAFQEYGLQSLFARVNYDFKAKYLLSAVFNADASSKFGKNNRWGYFPSVSAGWIISDESFMKGTSNWLSYLKIRGSYGITGSQPQENYLGYNTYTVNAAKFGDKDNSPATTYNGGSVIIPNYSSGIAQRSLSWEQSIQSNLGLEATFFKDRIRLTVDAYSRGTSRGFFDYRLPIYSGYDLAKTNAIGIRNAGVELMINSKNLSEKSAVQWFTDFNISYNQNVITSLPNGGRSLIVSYNGGAYGFDYLLDVGKPVNQMFVFENRGVYSKDSDVPFNYITGQPLKNVVGVAYKAGDPIIVDQVGNFNIKGPMDQIVGGDPNPKYTGGINNTISYKGFSFSFFLTFTMGRQILNAYKIRRYVKLFDGSGDDGENNLARGALFDLSKVNYWKKPGDVADIPSLSLRSADRDYHYAWLDGSTMYIENGSYCRLKNISLNYSFNPRVLKTLRLNRLRVYGIMDNVFTLQRSTIPDAEAVNAYGIYDGDGYPIPTKFTLGIDLGF is encoded by the coding sequence ATGTTTAAGAAACTTTTATACGCTTTAAGCTTGTTGTGTCTTGCGCTATCCCTGCAGGCACAGGACCTGAAGGTAACGGGTATCGTCAGGGACGAAACCGGTTCGCCGCTTCCGGGTGTCACCATCATTGAGAAAGGGCTTTCATCCAATGGTACCACCTCAACAAGCAATGGTATCTTCACCATCACATTAAAGGGATCATCAAAAACACTGTTGTTCTCCTTTATTGGTTACCTGTCACGCGAAGTGAACGTAAGCGGCAGGAACAACGTGAATATCACCATGTCGGCTGACTCCAAATCACTAAAAGACGTAGTGGTGATCGGCTACCAGGAGGTATCCCGTAAAAAGAATACCGCTGCCATTGCCAGCGTAAAAGGGGATGTGATCAAAGACATCCCGGCACCTAGCTTCGATATGTTGTTGCAGGGCCGTGTAGCTGGTGTGAATGTGCAGAACTTTTCCGGTGAGCCGGGTGCACGCAACAGCTTCGTAGTAAGAGGCAATACCTCCGTGCTCAGAGGCTATGATGCCGCCAGGGCCGTCAGTTCACCACTCTTCGTGATCGATGGTATCCCTACCACCACCGATGATATCAGCCAGCTTAGCTACGGACAAGGTACCAATACAAACCTGCTGGCCGGTTTGAATCCGAACGATATCGAATCCATTGACGTACTGAAAGATGCTTCTGCCGCTGCGATCTATGGCTCCAGGGGCTCCAATGGTGTGATTATTATCAAAACAAGAAAAGCACAAGCCGGAAAAGCGCAGTTCAATTTCAGCACCTACCATGGTATGTCTGAACAGCGTAAGCTCACTGAACTTGTGACCGGTGCTGAAGAGCGCAGAATGAAACTGGATGTGCTCAACCAGTACAATCAATGGGAAGATAATTACAAATTGCCGCAGATGCTTACCGACAGCCTCAACCCGACATTCAACAATAACACTGACTGGCAGGGGCTTTTCTATCAGCGGGGGATGATCCACAACTATGACATGTCTATTTCCGGAGGTGCAGAACTGGTGAACTACCGTGTGAGCCTCGGTCACTATAACGAAGAAGGTATCCTGAAAAATACAGGTTTCAAAAGATACAGCATGATCTCCAATGTGAGCATGCAGATCACGCCGAAACTTAGTAACCGTACGATCTTCCGGCTGTACCGGACAGACCGTCCGCGCTCTGTGAACGAACGTACTGGTGGAAACTTCTCCTTTAAAAGTGATGCGCTGCCCTCTTCCTTTTACAGGCTCACCCCTGGCGGTGAAGAGTTCCTGGTGGGCAACAGCCGCAAAATGGACAAGAACATTAACAACAGCATGCAGCTAAGCACCGTGTTCAACTACGTGATCCAGCCATCACTGTTGTTTAATACCACCGTTTCATATGAGACGTCAAATTCCAACCGCGACTACTATTCACCAGCCGTCGTGAGAGACAACGGCTTTGGCTATGCTTCTTCCTTCGCAGACAAATCCGAACACCTGACCATCTATAACACCCTCGAATACACGAAAAAGCTGGGGCAACATACCCTGAACCTGATCGGTGGCCAGAATATGGAGTACAACGCTTACCGCAATACCTATGCAGATGCCGACTTCATTGCGAGCGACTATGTAAATACGGTAAACACCGCCAACAAGAACTTCAGTACTGCCAGTTCAGCCTTCCAGGAATATGGCCTCCAGAGCCTGTTCGCAAGGGTAAACTATGACTTCAAAGCAAAATACCTGCTGTCAGCCGTATTCAACGCTGATGCTTCTTCCAAGTTCGGTAAGAACAACCGCTGGGGCTATTTCCCTTCCGTATCAGCAGGCTGGATCATCAGTGATGAATCCTTCATGAAAGGAACCAGCAACTGGCTCAGTTACCTGAAGATCCGCGGCAGCTACGGTATTACAGGCAGCCAGCCACAAGAGAATTATCTCGGCTACAACACCTACACTGTAAATGCCGCCAAGTTCGGGGATAAGGACAACTCACCGGCTACCACCTATAATGGCGGCTCTGTGATCATCCCCAACTATTCAAGCGGTATTGCACAACGCAGCCTTTCGTGGGAACAATCCATACAAAGCAACCTCGGACTGGAAGCTACCTTCTTCAAAGACCGCATCCGCCTGACAGTAGACGCTTACTCCCGTGGTACCAGCCGTGGCTTCTTTGATTACAGACTACCGATATATAGTGGTTATGACCTGGCCAAGACGAATGCCATCGGTATCCGCAATGCAGGTGTGGAGCTGATGATCAACAGCAAAAACCTGTCGGAAAAAAGCGCCGTACAATGGTTCACTGATTTCAACATTTCCTATAACCAGAACGTCATCACCAGTCTGCCTAACGGCGGCAGAAGCCTGATCGTATCTTACAACGGCGGCGCCTATGGCTTCGACTATCTGCTGGATGTGGGTAAACCTGTCAACCAGATGTTCGTATTTGAAAACAGAGGCGTTTACTCCAAAGACTCCGACGTGCCTTTCAACTACATTACAGGCCAGCCGCTGAAAAATGTGGTGGGCGTGGCTTACAAAGCCGGCGACCCGATTATCGTGGACCAGGTAGGTAACTTTAATATCAAAGGACCGATGGACCAGATCGTAGGCGGCGACCCCAATCCGAAGTATACCGGTGGTATTAACAACACGATTTCTTACAAAGGGTTTTCTTTTTCATTCTTTCTCACTTTCACCATGGGGCGCCAGATACTGAATGCATACAAGATCCGTCGCTATGTGAAACTGTTCGACGGCAGCGGCGACGATGGCGAAAACAACCTGGCAAGAGGTGCACTCTTCGATCTGAGCAAAGTGAACTACTGGAAGAAACCGGGTGATGTCGCTGATATCCCTTCCCTCTCCCTGCGTTCGGCAGACCGTGATTATCATTATGCCTGGCTGGATGGCTCCACCATGTACATCGAGAATGGCTCCTATTGCCGCCTGAAGAACATCAGTCTTAACTACTCCTTTAATCCGCGGGTACTGAAAACGCTGCGCCTCAATCGCCTGCGTGTGTATGGCATTATGGATAATGTATTCACGCTGCAGAGATCCACTATCCCGGACGCAGAAGCCGTGAATGCCTATGGTATTTATGATGGCGACGGGTATCCCATCCCAACAAAATTCACACTGGGAATTGATCTGGGCTTTTAA